GCTCtatctttttcatattttagtcGAATGTGAAGTTATTACTATCAAAGAGAAGTGGTCAGTAAAATCTTCATGTAAGCATTAAGTGAAAGTAACAACGTGATGGTATAATCTCTTCTCAATCGAAAGGTATTGAACATCTGACAAAAACAAGCACCATATGATATATAGCAATGTATAAGAGGGCATGATGTGGAGAAGATGAAGGTCTttattgaattttgttgttatttataCGTACTAATATGAAGTAGTAAATAGGGGTACATGAATGGTCCTCTACCCTTCCTGCACTACCCTTCATTTTCGAAACGTCACCATTCTAAAGATAGTTAAGAAGAAATTAATGAGATTAATTAAGAATCAAGATTAAtgagaattatttttaaaaatatttaagaaaaacatataaatgATATAATTAAAGAGGTTGAAAAAGATTGTTGGGCtgatttattttgaaaagaagcaaatgcaaaaaagaacaaaagttgATTTATTCTTATCGCTAGAGgcttttcatattctttttcctgcgtaaataagaaatttttgaggttGGAACAATAATAACTATTCCATTAGTCTCAATATGGTGaataagtaaataataaatttgtctatgaataaaaaaagttttaattataaatttataagagTAGAATTAGAAAGGTGTGATGATGGTAAGCAAATAAGCAATCCCATTCATGTCCATCAAATAATACTAATATTGAATACATATTACATGTCAATCAAATTTAAGTTACtaccaacaatataataaaattcaagcCAAATTAATATACtctaaaaaatgtcaaaattaagaataaagaaaacaaagaaattaaaacataattttttttgtgattttatttcTTCCTTTAGCTTCCTATCAAGAATTAGTAGCTTACAACACCACTTTAATAAAATAGATCACTTATGTGCGTAATATACAATACACTCGCAGATCATACAAAATTGAATAAGATAATCTATATAGACAACTAACACTCCaccatatacatatatagagataataaaacaaaaaaaaaatataaatcatagaCTACTATTAGGCCTAAGAGGAAAATTGCAAGACTGAAAAATTGTAGTGACAGATGAATGAAAAAATGGAGGAGATACATTTATACGTACTAATATAATTATTCACTTTAATTgggaattaaaataattagcacatgaacatgaaataatatgggggagggtagagtgtctTTACCTTACTTTTGGAGGTAGAGATGTTGTTTTCTATAGATCTTCTactaaaggaaaaatatatcaagaaaaaaatagcgaaattaaagaaatcataacaaaataatataaaaagctTGATAAAATATTCTAGAGTAAAGAAACAATAAAGATagcaaaatatataatacaataatcaaagtataaagaataataaatattatcataaGATATGTTAAAAAATGTAACTAAGTTAGCCGGTATgaaaaattctcaaaagaaTCTGCACACAATATCATATTCTAAAAGAAATAACTAAATGGTGATTGGGATAcatgaaatgaaaaatgaaaaaaaaaaatggtaatgAAGACCCAACACCTCAGTTTGTATTTGTAGGAGAACAGTAAATGTGTATTTATGGGGATATGAAAAACGTAGGATGTGGAAGTCTGAAAGATCAGTAACCGAATATTTACACATATTCATTGTTCatttaattgaataataataatgattgtGCCTTCAAATTATAAAGGAgaaaatttgaaagataaataaaaaattcaaaaaaaccacaaaaaagataaatagtttTCTAGCCCTTAAAGGCATGCCACATAAGCAAGTCTAAcattctcctttatatatatatatgattttcatCAAATATGAGACCTTTATTTattgatatacatatataagatTTTGACCCAACCCAAAAGGACTCGACTCATCGAGGAGTACACTCAAAATGATAATGAGCAGGTTGGTGATACGAGCATATAGATATTGCCAGTTGATGGGGATGAGATTGTTCTTCCCCAATACAGTGCTTCAATAGCGAAATCAAAAATTTCATTAAGCTAGGATGTTCAAGAATtaatatttatgaatgaaaaataatttgcatATTTGatatagtaattttttatatatacaatataatttctTGATAAACGATGTTTAATTGACCACCTTTATGGTATGTGGCTACACCGGCCACTGCAGTGTTTGGACGAGGAGATACCAACAGCTACAGAGCATTACATCAGCGAGTCTATTGTGTATTTTGGCTATAACAcatttgtaaaaaataataagagtTAAAACgaaaagaagaatattttttttaaaaaaaagaagaagaaagaaaagaaaaaataaaaaaggagatttttttttttaaaaaaagaagaaataaataaaagttgagaaaatagaaagaagaaagaaaaattaataaataaataaaaataaaataaataaatattgagagACAGTTGAGCATATGAAGATCTGTTTAAACACATCTAAGGTGTAGAGGGAAGAAGTGTATTTGTTCtacaagtaaaaaagaaaaaatcgtATTTTAAAGGGCACAAAAAAATCACGACACGCTTTGGGGAGTGAGGAATTCTCAAAAATAGCAAAAACTTGAAACATAATGAGGCAAaaatagttatagtttgctaattacaattcgtagtTACACATTAGAGGGGAGAGCGAAGAGAGCGAAAGAGATAGGgcagagagaagagagagacgatttgtatttatatatatatgtttgataattgtatttatgtaattagtatgtatatgtatcaatgaatacaataGTATTAACGAATACAATTTGTATCAACGAATAAATTGTATACAATTATATCAACGTTGTTTCAAGTTCAACATTTGTTATCATTTGTATCAATGTTGTATCGATTGTATTGACAAATACAATTTGCATCCGAATACAATTGTATCAATGTTGTCTCAAGTTCAACATTTGTATTTGCATAATTGATCGATTGTCATTATTTGTATCAACAAATACATGTCTATTAGTATTTGTATCACTAAAGAGAATCTATATATAGTTGACGCTTatcatttgaatttgtataattacttgttataatttgtatttgtattgagAGAGAAAGTGGACATGGAGAGGAGTGACACGAGGGAGAGATGATAGAGAAGGAGGAGAGAGAGGGAGAGGAAGAGAGGAGAGAGCAAATAGCAAACAAAATCCTAACTATAACTACaaattgtaattatttcaaactataatGGTGTATTTTAAATACATATTACATGTTTACCTAGTACCTAACGAGTAGCGTAATTTCATGATAAAACTGAAGCCTAATTCAGGCCGAAACAGCCCTAATCAGAATGGGTTTTCTCAAAACCAACAAGATTGCAGATGCCTAATCAAGACTGAGCCATGTAAGTATACTAACCCTAATCAACATAGTTATacaaaatgtttttcaatttgtgGCAAAGTGAATGAGATGATTGTTGAGCCATGTAAGTATACTCACCCTAGGGCATGGCTCAATCTTGATTTGGCCCTTTTTGCCTCAATTCTATGAAATCATCACTAGCAAAAGTCTACAAAAACTATATAGTAGTATCACGTTTAATTAAAAAAGTTATAGCACAAAGTTACTTTGCACTAATAaagttagaaattagtaatttttttgtcataaCTACTTCAACCACTTGAACTTGTTATATTCAAATTGAAGGGAAtggaaataaaatttcaaaagtaattAAAACTCAGAAATAAACTTAGGTCTGACTGAAGGGATGACAAAAGCACCGTAAAACTTGGTAACAACAAACTAGAGAAAGTAAAAGATACTACTTTGCATTGCATAAAAAAACCATATGATTGGTAGATTCTTGGTACAAACAGAACATATTCATCCCCCCTcacaattttgtttgttttctgTTCCTTTTCTATTCATCCATGTTACCTCTACTCTACCTAAATACCTTAAATTCCCACCAAGAATAATaccacaaaaaaaacaaaaacaaaaatagctCCAATACTACTATTGAGCACCAAAGTCCCACAAATGTATAGTAGCATCACTTGAACAAGCTACCACATATCTTTCATCAGCAATTATAGCATTAACATCACTTATTCTCTCCCCAAAACTATATAGATAGTTTCCATTTTCAATATCCCATACCCTAACAACATTCCCTAGCCACATAAATCCATATCCTCCATTTATGCATCCAACAACTCCTCTTTGGTTAGCACCTCTAACATTAAACCTTGATCTTTCCTCCAAATTATCCGCACTACGCATGCTGGCCATGCCTCGAGTGTCAACAGCCACTAGTGTCTCGTTATAGGCATCGAATGATGCAACGATGATCCCTCGTCGGGAAGGTTGTGCTCTTATTATTATGCCTTGGTTTTGTAAGTCAATTACCATGAGCTGAAGGCTTGTACATGCCACGGCTGTCTCTCGGGTTGTTACTCGGATTCGACCGACGATTTCGGTTAATTCGGTTAGTAGGTGCCAACCCATTAACGCTTCTGGATCTGTTAATTCACCACCAACAAAGACTAGTTCTTCTGTCTCCCTATTCCATATGTGAAATGCCCTCCCTGGAACACCTGAAAAAATGCAAGTGCATCAACTTAAACGAATGTATTGTAACTAAAACTTGTTCACAACAAAGAATTGATCTGAAATGAAGCACTTTGTCTTTAGACATTGTAGAAAGGATAGAATATACGCCTAATCGTTCTTCTCGAGTTGCTTTAGTATAATGGGCCGGTCTTTCCAGAGTGCCATAAAGTTTCAGAATTCAACTTGAAGTTTCAAGTTATAGAATTTTTAAGATCAACAAAAATGTGTTCACTTTTTTCATTCCAAATTAATcacaaaacatcaaaaataattccaaacacaacttcaactttcaaatatcattcattttgaCAACAAAAACCtaccttttttttcaaattacacaATGACACATGATTAAACGTCCACTTTATTTTCTGCTGTGCCTATTGTCACATTTTATGTTATAATAAAAGGTACCACATAAATTGTTCACTTGGTAAAGTATTTTGACCtttcatcaaaagaaaaaaatgaaaaatgacaGCACACAAATCAAGAAACTACAAATTAACAAGCCTTAACTAGAATATTCAATAATCAAAACATTAATTTAAGCATCTTTTCTTTCTCATTATCCACACGCAAATTACTGTTTTTTCATCAAAAGTATAAAAATCAACTTTTAACACAACAACACGCTTAGAAAATTTAcggaaataataaaattacctGCATAGAGTCCAACCCACCATTGGTCAGAGCCAGTAAAATCCACCAAAGCACCATCATTCACTACATCACCTAAATGAGCCCTTCTAGGTGGTGCAGCATCACCAATGACCACAACATGAATATCACCATCTAGAGAAGCAAACACAAGTTGAACATCAGATAAAATAATCCCAGAAACAGCCCTAGAGAATCGGCCTAGACGATCGCGATGATGAGGGTGGTATGTTGACAAATGTAGCCTCCTAGGTAGGAAAAATAATTGAACTGAGCCGTTAGAAAAACCGGCTGCTAGATGATGATCAGACAAGGCTAAACGACGACAGAAGAGACtgtcgttgttgttgttattgttgttgtcgtcATCATCGTCATCATCACCATCCACATTGTTTTCAGGCACGAAATGGAGGGTGTTATAAGTGTATCTATGGTGAAGGAAATTATTGGCTGTTTGATGCCAATATATGTACTCCTCCCTCCATGTTTGCCTGAGAAGCTCGTGGCGGTTCCATATATGCCTTGTTAGGTTTTGCCAGAGCATATCTGAGTGTGACACTGCTTGCCATGTTGAACAAACCTGAATTTAGTAGCCATTACAAAGTTAATATTGAACAACACCATATCTTTTACTCATTTAGGAGTATGCAACAACCAAAGTCATGTAGAAATAACAAAACTTAATATTAAGTGATGCTCATCCTTACTATTTAGTGTCTTATACAAAATCTAAATTTCACGAATGGAGTCTAGAGAGAATAGAGTATACGCAACGCAAATCATATATATACCTcgtgaaattaaaaaaaaaattgttttcaaaaaCCCTCAACTCAAGTACACAACATATCAAAGTAGgtattgaaaaggaaaaacgaTAATGGAATAAACAAAACAACTAATAAGAAAACAGTAACAATAACCTAAACATAATCAACAACAAGAAATGATGAAAATCAAAAGCAAGACACTATGGGGTCGTCTGGTTGAAAACAAGTTATCCCAGTATAAGTCATCCTGTGGTTAactatcctgggataacttatctcaccatgtatatgagataacttattctatcactatgatataaatggtgaGACAAGTTATCTCATACATGGCAAccaaacaacataaaaaaatatttatcccATCACTGTTATTTCtaatccctcacaccaaacgagccCTATAAGATTATAGCGTATAAACCCATCGAAAATCAGAACAATACCTAATACCTattaaccttctaccctaatacaGAATTAGTGTCAATTCCAAAATTGAAGAGTTGTAAATTAGAGGCAAATACATACATTTTGGAGCTATGTCATTGGACTATCACTTGTGAAAAAAGTAGATAATTAAGAAGCAAATtagtaaaaagttaaaaacttagAAAAACCTAATTGTAGAAGAAGTTTGTGGGAGAGAGGAGAGTCAGAAAGGAGTCAGGAAGTAGGGGGCAGAGTAGAGGTAAACATGGTAGTCAGTCTTAGGGTAGAAGCTAGATTTCATCAGGTGAAGCAACAAAAAAAGTACTGACATTTCTCTCCTTTTAACAACACCCCTCTCCAGGCTTACTAACACAAGCTACTGTTAACACACAGTAACATCCTTCAATGACATACTTAattactctctctctctttctttcaaattaataCAAGGTGAGCAGTCCAATTCTCATGAACAAGGTGAAAGTTTATATGATAAATTAATTGAGCTATTAAAATTCTCCGATTAACATTTTGTTGTTGGCATTTTGATCGACACAaatttattagtattagttGGAAAGATGTGATTTCCCAagccaaagtattttttttagagcAATAAATAAGGAGAATAGAGAAGGGACAAAAGCAGTCTTGAAGGGTCAAACACTGACAGTAGAAAAAGAGATTGACTTGAACAAAATCCAAACACATAGATACAAAAATTGAACTGGTTTTCTTGTGGTCCACAACACACACGAATATAAACATATAAACATTGCATTGACGATATAAATTTTGCTTATCAATATTATTGGGGTCGAGATTAATTATCTTGACCATGATGAGTTATTCCTATATGTATATGAGACAACTAATCATATCACTAATGTATAAATAGTGAGATAAATAATTCAAGAATATCACTAATGTATAAATAGTGAGAtaaataattcaagaactaCGAAACATGGATTCTgaaattattattctttataCAAGACACCACATGACCCctattctttctttcatttcCAAGAAAGGTGGCCTTATGGCTTTTCTCGTTAGAAACAACGAATCTTTATACTCATTTTGCCACTTGCAACTTCTTCATATTTGTTTGACCATTGCCATCTAATTTAACCAACCAAGAAGCTAAATCAAAAGACTCACTAATGGTAAACTAGGCGTTTAGAATTTTAGTCCATTTAAATTATTGAATACTAAATTAATAACGGTCTCACCACCCCTTACattttaattgaataaataaagaaatgagCTACTTCTAGGGAAGACAAAAAGACTCCATATATGAGACTTCAATCTAGATTAGTACATATTCAGATACTGTGTGATATTGTTTTTGTTGTCCTTTAGCTGCAACTTTTACCTGAATGTGGGGAACCGGAAAACATTAAAATAGTTACCCAAAGGATtataaaaactgaaaataagcCATAAATAAAGGGGAAAAAAacccttttttccttttctctctATATGCTTTACCTAAATCATATTAACCAAACATGTtggaaaattaaagaaaaaaagtaaaactctAAAAAAAGATAAGTGAGAGAATGAAACCAAATAGTGAAAAAAAAGGGTTTGTCAATTGCCTACATCTCTAACTAAATATACACATTCTGTTGGCAGTACTTACTAGAGTTTGAAAAGGATCATgcaataaaaaggaaatgaacttcaagagaAACCAAAAGAACCCTTTTTTCCTTATGACTATATGCTAAATATGGATAACCTAAAGAATAAAAATGATGGCTGCATTACTCTATATTCCtttcaacaaacacaaaaacAGAACTAGTAATTAATTTCATCATCAAGAACTACCAACaaagaattaaattaaagaaaataaattaaattctgATCCACAAGTACAACCTTCCTCAGACTTAATTATAGTTTTGATGATGCTCAAATCTTTACATCCTGCAGGCTACATGCCTAGCTATTTTAACATAGATACATCATCAAGTACTTGCAAAATTTTCCTTTATCCATCAACCatttcttcagtttttcagaAAATCTTTAATGCAAATCCACATATTCTTGTTACGTAATGTAAACTATAATTGGTCAAAGATATCCTACAAATTAAATCCCCTATTATCATTtacacatataatataattatgtaaaaatgaTTACAGCAATTTCATCTTTTATGACTCAAGCACACAACTTTAGAATTGAAAATGAGAGTGACGAATACTTATCATACGAGCAACTCCTAacaattattaatttgattaaaaaaaaaaggtcccTTACCTGAAAAATAAGAGCTAGGGCTTGAGCAGCAGCCAAACGGCCAACAGTATGTGAAGCATCAGTAGCAACTAACAAAGCCAAATCCTCCACAAATGGCTCAGGCCAAACATCATTTCCAGCACGTCTACCTCTCCTAGAAGAAGAAGGTCCTTCTCCTCCTAAAGATGATGGTGGGGATGGTGACGacgacatataaaaaatattatgactAATAACAATGACAACTtttttttggactaaagtgttgTGAGAAATAAAGATACTCCTAACTTCTATTTATATACTAAGAAGAAGTACAAAGTGAAATAAATAGGGTTTTTgaagatttagtagtagtagtagtaataatGATGAGtgaatgaatatttttgtgtgtgtgtatgtacaaataaaaaaaattggactttttcttgatttgtcaccACTTGGTTTTGTCCTTCTAAGACGGCGGAGAAGAACATGTTTTGGACCTCTATGAAATATTAGTTAAcggaaggaagaagaagagaagaaactAATGGTTTCTTCCATgcttcatttttattatattaataatactAACTTGATACGTCCACTCTTTGTTCCCTTCTTTCTTCCTTATAAAAAGATAActttttttactcttttgatCAATCTATTCTATGTACTTTCTTTTTCACTTAAGTGGTTATTTGTACTTTCAATTGATATATGTGGGTGTTAGAAAGTAGTGGGGGTAGGGTgcgggcgggggggggggggggNggggggggggggggggggggggggggggggggggggttggaggatttgttttttcttgtgttataacttataattgTGTAGTGATGGAAAATCCAATTTCTTTCTCCTTTAggatgtttttttctttaagtttaTTGTTTGTATATAGTGTTCGTGTAACCATTAATTCATAAAAAGAAACTCTTATCCTTATTCCAATTACATGAATTGTGAAGCATGCTCCTTTCTACTGCCGTAAGTAAATGCTTTAAACTTTATAAACTGAAATAAAGTTCACAACACATTTcaagtaaataaaaatttaattttaaggtaaagttaaatatttgcttattccaataattattataagcacctcttattttttaaaatttaataaagatAATATGGTGTTTATGTGTTGGGGATTAATACTTTGTACACGTAGCAAAATTTAGAAAGGGCACGTGACACATAAGATTGGAGGAGAGTGCGATGTGATTCCATTGGCATAAAGCTCGAAGCAAACACTAGTTGGAGAGCTCAACTTAGACTCTTCATCGAAATCACAAGATgatcattataaaaaaaaaggtgggAGCTCATTCCCCGAAAATAGCAAAGGAATCATGTCCCCCCGATAGAACAAAAGGACAAAAGGGCGGATACGTTAGATGTATACtttagacatgggtgactatgactgactctcgaACTAGGGTAGAGACATAGATAGGgacatcaagtatatcacaaatcatagcaaa
The DNA window shown above is from Solanum stenotomum isolate F172 chromosome 6, ASM1918654v1, whole genome shotgun sequence and carries:
- the LOC125868113 gene encoding transcriptional regulator STERILE APETALA-like, which gives rise to MSSSPSPPSSLGGEGPSSSRRGRRAGNDVWPEPFVEDLALLVATDASHTVGRLAAAQALALIFQVCSTWQAVSHSDMLWQNLTRHIWNRHELLRQTWREEYIYWHQTANNFLHHRYTYNTLHFVPENNVDGDDDDDDDNNNNNNNDSLFCRRLALSDHHLAAGFSNGSVQLFFLPRRLHLSTYHPHHRDRLGRFSRAVSGIILSDVQLVFASLDGDIHVVVIGDAAPPRRAHLGDVVNDGALVDFTGSDQWWVGLYAGVPGRAFHIWNRETEELVFVGGELTDPEALMGWHLLTELTEIVGRIRVTTRETAVACTSLQLMVIDLQNQGIIIRAQPSRRGIIVASFDAYNETLVAVDTRGMASMRSADNLEERSRFNVRGANQRGVVGCINGGYGFMWLGNVVRVWDIENGNYLYSFGERISDVNAIIADERYVVACSSDATIHLWDFGAQ